In the genome of Anabaena cylindrica PCC 7122, the window GAGTAAATTCTGATCGAGTGATTGCTCCTGCTAGTAAAAGAGTTCCTGCTTCAATACGATCAGGAATAATTGAGTAGTCAGTAGAGTGTAACTGAGGTACACCCACAATGGTAATTGTACTCGTGCCTGCTCCTTGAATTTTCGCTCCCATTGAGTTGCAAAAATTTGCCAAATCAACCACTTCTGGTTCTCTAGCAGAATTTTCAATGATAGTTTCACCGTCGGCTAAGGTAGCCGCCATCATCAAGGTTTCGGTTGCACCAACGCTGGGAGTATCTAGATAGATTCTGGCTCCCTTCAATCTGCGATCGCTACCAGGAACGTAGGCATTACAAATACCATGCTCAATTTGCACTTCTGCTCCCATTGCTTGCAGTCCTCTGACGTGCAAATCAACTGGTCTAGCACCGATCGCACAACCTCCAGGTAGAGGCATCTGTGCTACTCCCAGTCGCGCTAATAGGGGTCCAATGGCGAAAAAGCTGGCTCGCAGTTGAGTAACTAGTTCATAGGGCGCTTTAGATGTGCTAATTTCCCTAGCATCAACATCTAAGATATCGTCTTGTCTGGTTAAGCCCAATCCCAAAGCTGATAAAACTTGCCCCATGCGCTCTACGTCCGCTAATAAGGGGACATTGCGAATCCGACAATCTCCTGAACAAAGCAAAGCTCCAGCCATGATTACCAAGGCTGAATTTTTTGCTCCGCTAATTCTTACATGACCTCGCAAAGGATGCCCACCCCAGATTTGCAAAACTGGGGACTCTGCTTCAGGTGAAGACTTGGCATCTGGTAAGCTGCTAGAAGAATTAATAAGCCTACCTCCAAAAAATAAGTAATAATAAGGGTTTGAAGTTGGTTTCGATTCTACAGTAAAGAGTCGGTTTGTCTACATTTTGCTATTATGATTCATGGGAATGAATTTTATAACTCTTTTCTCCAGCATCTGTAAATATCTACTAACAAGGTTCATAAGGTGTTAAAACCTATCGACCATAGAAATACTAACTCCTAATTTACAGCCAGCATCAATATTCAGTAAGCTCAAAAGCTAATACACAGTAAGCGTTTGTTTCTGGTGGTTAAATTTATGTATATAAGTTCAGCTTGACAAACTCTAAGATTTAAGTAACAATAAGAAATTGTCAATAAGAAATTGATGCCAGCGGAACTGGCGGAATTGGCAGACGCGCTAGATTCAGGTTCTAGTGCCGCAAGGCTTCCGGGTTCAAGTCCCGGGTTCCGCATTATTAATTAATAATTTTGGGTTTTAGTTTTATCTGAAGTCCAAAATATCAAAATTTAACTAATATCTGGGGGTTTTAAGTCTCCCACAACTAAGAAACAGCAAGTTTTGTAATGTGGTATTAATCCGATTTACAAAACTTAATTACGAATTATTTGAAAATTGTGCTGACAAGTTTACAAAATTCCTTAGTTAAACAAATCCGTAAGTTGCACTCTACCAAAGAGAGGCACAAGCAAGAGTTATTTTTACTGGAAGGGACGCACCTGTTAGAAGAAGCTTGGGCAGTGAATTACCCGTTAGAGGTGGTGTGTTGTACTCCCCAATGGCAAATGGTACATCCTCAATTATGGGATGATGTCTGTAGTCGGTGCCATCGCTATGAAATTGTCAGTGAAGAAGTTTTATCGGCAATAGCAACAACAGTACAGCCAGATGGTGTAGTGGCAATAGCAAAACGCGCCCAGCAGCAAACCCAAGTTCCCTTTAGTGGTGTAGTTCTAGCTGTAGAAACGCTGCAAGATCCTGGCAATTTGGGGACTATGATTCGCACTGCGGCTGCTGCTGGGGCATCGGGTTTATGGTTAAGTGATGATAGTGTTGATTTGGATAACCCCAAGGTTTTACGTGCATCTGCGGGGCAGTGGTTTCGCTTAAATATGGCGGTAAGTGAAGATCTAAGAACAACAGTCAAACAAGTCAAGCAAGCAGGAATGCAGGTAGTAGCCACCTTGCCAGATGCAAATTTAACCTATTGGGAAGTAGATTGGCGGAAACCGAGTTTGATTTTATTGGGAAATGAAGGTGCTGGGTTGTCAGCAAATTTAGCTGCAATGGCAGACCAGCAAGTTAAAATTCCCCTGAGTCCTGGAGTAGAATCTTTAAATGTTGCGATCGCAGCGGCTTTAATGTTGTACGAAGTCCAGCGACAAAAGATTTATGGGTGATTTATTGATTTAGGAATTACTTCCTTTTGTTTTTCTGGTCTAAATATTGTTCAATGTCAGCAACTGCATCCTCTAAAGCATCTAAAGAAATTTCCTCAGAATTTTCACTGAATTGATCGTTAATAGAGCTACTAGCATCCGGTTTTATAACCACTTGATGATGAGTAGAATTGACTTCTAAAATGTCTTCTAACTGAGTGAGGGATTTTTGAAATTCTTGAGCAGAGGCGCACCGTTGATATTGCTGAATAGGTTTCATGGTATTAATGTGAGAATGATTATTTTAGTAACTTAATCGTCGATTGTCTATGCACATCCATTCAATGTGAGCAATCTAAAATTATTTTGATGGCTATGGGAATGACTACTATTTAACTTGGTATATATTTTACACATTAACAGGCTTGATTGCCAAATCCGTGGTATTACCGAGAAGTCGTAAGTGCTATGACAATGGAATAACTAACCACAGCGGCAACGGAGGAGTAGGAATTTGGGAGAGTTTTTGCATAAGTCCTAATTCAACGGATCATATAATAATCTGGTGGGTGGAAATGAATCAATTCATAAAACAAGTTCTAATTAGCTTAGGTGCAGCTATCATTGTTGTAAGTTTAAGTGGATGCCACCTATTTCCCTCCTCCGGTGATACAGTTGAGCGAGTGAGTGATGGTGATACATTGGTATTGCAAGGTGCTGATGGCAATAAATTTACAGTGCGTTTTGCTTGTGTTGATGCACCAGAAATACCTCATTCTCAAAGAGAAAAGAACAGTAAATTTACTAAAGATATTAATCAATTTACTTGGGGTATCAAAGCACAAACACGAGTAGAAGCACTGGTTAAAAAGTCAGATAATCGCGTCAAGTTGAATATTACGGATAGCGATCGCTACGGGAGAAAAGTTGCAGAAGTGCGTTTAAAAGATGGTACTTTTGTACAGCAAGTTTTGTTACAAGAAGGATTAGCTAAAGCGTATCGCCCTTATTTAAACAAGTGTCCTAGTAAAAGCTTAGTGCAACAAGCCGAAGTACAAGCGCAACAGCAACGGATTGGAGTCTGGAATGATGCTAAATTTGTTGATCCTTGGGAGTATCGACGCAAGGCGAATAAATAACCGCAATTGGCTACTATCTTAATTAGGTATAGCAACAGATAAAACCTGTAAGAGACTTCCAAATAAAAAAATATCCCAAAATTTCTTGTGGTGCAGGCCGAAAAGCCTGCTAATAATACAAGGACGGGCAGGATGCCCATCCCACAAGATTGGATCATCTTTTTTGTGGAGTTCTCTAAGTGAAACTATAAAATTTTAACGAATATTTTCTAGGGGATGGAGTCGCAACAAGTTTTGAATAATACGAGTATCAGTCATTTACCCATTCGGAACTTTAGTTAATCACACTCGTTGCAAATCTCCATATAAGACTAACTCCAAGTCAATGACGAAATATCTGTTTTCTGCATAATTTAGAATACTAGGAGACCAAGAGAAAATAAATTGACTCTTAGCACTACATTAATCAAAGCAATAATGTTTTTTTACATCGCTGATAATCTCCCATGTACAAGACATACCAGCAGGGAACGTCACTAAATCTCCTTCACCCATTTGTACTGGTTGTCCTCCATCAGGAGTCACTATTACATTACCTAATAAAAAGTAGCAAGTTTCTTGAGAATCATAAGTCCAGGGGAATTTGGAAGCTTCTTTTTGCCAAATAGCCCATTTAAAAACATCTAGTTTTTTGAGATCATCTTGCGTCGGTTGATGCTGGATTTTAATTTTCATGCGGTGTTTGATCTAGTTGTATTCAGCAGTATGATTGGATATCTTCTCCACACTTGTCTACTAAATAACATAATGCACGAAAACGCAAGCCAACTAATTGATCATACAGTGGATTTAGCTTACACATAGGGGGAATATGGGCAATTTTCCGACCAAACAAAACGATGTCACGCTCAAAGGGACACTGAGCAGGAATCAATTTAGCAATAAATCTAGCTAATTTACGATTCTGAATCTCGATTTCATCCAACCATTGGCGTATTGGTTGCAATAAATCAGATTTATGATCTGCTTGATGCTCCTCTCCCATAGGGCTAATTAAAGTATGGAGAATGATAGGTTGAGTATTTGTTGTGATCATAGTTCTAAATCCTGCTGTCTTGAGATTGATGATAATCAGCCAATTTGGCTTATAATCATGCAAATTATTGTAGAGGAATATACCAATTTGGTAATCTTAGGTAAGATAATAGTGACTTATATATCTTACATAAAAAAACAGATAAGTTCTTCAACTAATTGCTATTTAAGCTCAGGGTATGTTGGAGAACTGTCCCGTTAAATACAAAATAACAAAGAAATTATAAAAATGGTATTGCGTTAACTTATTGATTGCTGATGTCAAATATTGTATTCCCATATATAAATTCCAAATGCCTGGTTAGAAAAGCGTACAGTAGTACAAATTCTAACTGTACAGATAAAAATATAGTTTAAATAGAGCTATATAAGGGTTAGGGGAATGTTAGCAATGATGATGTTCTATATGAGATTAGATTATACACAAAAACGATGCCATATAAATTACATAAGTCAACCTCAAAATTATTTAACTAGTAGCAACAAATCATTTAATAAGTACAAACTAATCTATCTATCTAAATAGGGTATAAAAATATAAAATATACTATAATATATTTCATAATTAGGTGAGTAAATATTTAAAATAAGAGTTTACTTTGCTGCTATTAAAGAAGTATTAACTTCTTTAATCCTGGCCTCTGGAGTCGGCTTTTTTTTGCAAAATCCAATTAGATAATTCACAAAATCCTTCCCCTTCAGCCGCAGTGGTTACATAAACTGGCTGATACTGCAACTGATGTGCATATTTAATTACATTTGCTACACCGACAGAAAGGGGAAAAGAATTTTGGTTAAATAAGCTTTCATCATTTGGACTATCGCCAACAGTAACAACTTGAGACGGTGAATATCCTGGAAAGTATTGGCGTAGCACTTGTAACAAACCTACAGCCTTATCTTGTTGTTGAGGTTTAATGTGACATTGGACATTACTATAAGTAAATCCCCAACCCATTTGTTGACAAATATTATTAAGAGATTGCAATTCGTTTTCTGTTAAAGCAGCTACATCAAATGTCCAATCGGTGAGACGAAACTGATTGTCACTAGATTCCCTAAGTTGGGGAAATTGACTTTGTAATTTTTCAAAAGTCCTGGCTAAATTTTGGCGATGTTTAGCTATGTCGGGTATGGGTGTTAATGATATTGGCGCAAGGTTATTTGATGGGTAGAAAATACCCCCATTTTCTGCTAAAGCACCTACCACAGGCATTAAACTACTGATTCCACTTACCCAACCTGCTGAACGACCAGTTACAATCAGTACCTGAATTCCGTTGGTGGCCAAATTCTCTAAAGCTTGCAACAATAGGGAGGTAAATTTTCCCTCCTTTGTCAGAGTGCCATCCATATCCGTAGCTACAAGGCGAACATCCCTAAATTCCGTAGATTCGCTAATGGGTCTGTACATAATAAAATCACAATATGATGTAAAAAAATATTAATAATACAGTAATGTGATATTAAAGATTTGGGCATCCTAACCATTAGGAGTCAAATCTTTAGTTTGCTAACCATGCTTAGTACAATGTTTCTAGCCCAGTCTTCAAGTTCCAAGACTAAACCGGCAATCAAGGAAGTCGCAGCCAGTAATTTTCAGATGCCATCATCTTTATTACTGTTTGCTAGTGGAGGACTGATAATAGCACTAATTGCTGTGATTGTGTACAGCAAAATATTAGCGGGTAAATATGAAAAAAAAGTTAAGTTTGAAAAGTTTCGCACGCGAGAACTAGAAAAAAAGTTGAAGTTGGCGCTGGAAACTATTCGGAAAATGGAAACAAACCCCGATTTGGTTCACTCACGGGATTTTAACCTCGATTATCTGCGAATGCGGATGACAGAGGAGGTATTTCATTTTGGGGTTGTTAATCAAGTGAAACTCAAGGTGAAAGAGAAAATTTCTCAGGCACTGCGACCCAATCAATCTCAACAAGGTCAAGTGGGAATTGCCAGTAACGCTGGTAAGCAGGTAGATGAGATTTTTGATGTCGAATATGAAACTGGTATTGCGCCCAATATTGTCAACCGAGTACTATTTCGGATTCAAATTCGTTTAATGAAGTTACCCACACAAGCGACTTCTGCTACTATTAGCCAAATTATGGACTGTATAGAAACTTACCTTAGTCCTAGAGAAGAAGATGATACATGGCAACCGACAATTCAAGGTCGGATTGTTTATATGCATTGGGACCAAAAGGCTAAACCTACTCCTCTACTGGTGTTAGAACAATCAAATGAAGGGGTAAATGTTACTTTCCGGACTACGCGCCAACAAAATCTGCCTGCACCGCCGCCGCCGCCACAGATGCCACATTCAAAAAAGCAGGTTTGAGAATGTGAAGACTAGTTATGAGGCTCGGAAACTTCTCGCCCTAACTTGTTGCTAATAGGGACATTTTGGGCATCACGAGTTAATAGACCATCTTCCATTTCGACGATGCGATCAGCTATGTCTAAGATGCGGTTATCATGGGTGACTAACAAAATAGCTGTTCCTTGATCTTTAGCAAGACGTTGCATAATTTCTACTACATCCCGTCCTGATTGTTTATCTAAGGCGGCTGTGGGTTCATCTGCTAGAACTAATGGAGGGTGATTGACTAAGGCGCGTGCGATCGCAATTCTTTGTTTTTGCCCACCAGATAGATTGTCTGGATAGTAGTTCATCCGTTCGGACAACCCAACCGAACCTAGCATTATTTCTGACTTCTTAATGGCTGCTGATTGAGAAATACCTTGATTTAATTCCACTGCCATTTGCACATTTTGTCTAGCAGTTAAAAACCCCAGCAAATTATGAGCCTGAAAAATATAACCAATGTTACGCCGCATATGTACAAGTTTACTTTGACTAGCGCCAAGTAATTCTTGACCTAATAATCTCATACTTCCTTCTTGTACAGACCGTAATCCACCAATCAGGCTCAGTAATGTAGTTTTTCCTGAACCTGAAGGCCCTGTCATAATCACAATTTCTCCAGCATATATTTCTAGATTGATATCAAATAAAATTTGTTTTCTGAGAACACCTCTACCATAGTAATGGTTAATATTTTTAATAGCGATTACAGGTTCTGTGCTGTTCATATGTTTCTGTTTACTAATTTTTGGATATGATGTAATAATCTTAGGTTAAAAAATATCTGCGGGGTCGGCTGAACGTAATTTTCTCATGGCAATAGCGCCAGATATAAAACACATAAAAATGGTTAATATTAGCACCATGATAGCACGATTATAACTCATGAAAACTGGTAAAAGAGTAGCATCTCTAGCGACTTGATACATCAACAGAGCGCAAGCAAATCCAGGCATATATCCTAAAACTGCTAACATAAAAGCTTCTTGAAGAATAACAGTTAATAAATAATTTTGTGTATAGCCTATTGCTTTCAGCGTAGCATATTCAGACAAGTGATCTGTTACTTCTGTATACAAAATTTGGTAAACAATTACGGTGCCGACAATAAAACCCATAATTGTTCCTAAAGTAAAAATAAACCCAATAGCTGTACTACTTGCCCAATAGTTTCTTTCAAATGCAATAAACTCATCTTTTGTTAAAACATTGACATCTGTAGGTAAATAAGTCCGTAAATATTGAGCAACTTGGGTTGTATCAGCGCCTGGTTTTAGCCTAATTAAGCCAATATCAATTAATCCGCGTTGTCGGGTACTAAATAACCGCATAAAGTTGACATCGCTTGTAATTAAATTGCCATCTGCGCCAAAGGATGCACCTAAAGTAAATAATCCTGCTACTTTAATTCGTCTTCTTCTCACTTCTGCTGTGACAACTTTTCCCTGATCAATATCAGCAGCAATAGGCCCATATTCTAGTCTAGAAGAACGGTCAAATATAACTACATCAGGCAGTTTCAAGGCATTTAAATTTTCCTCAACACCTGGTAAATCAAAAACATTAGATTCTGGATTAATGCCAAAAACTAAAATACTCCGAGGGCGGCCTGTAACGGGATTCTTCCAGCTGGTATAATCTAAATATATAGGATGTACTGACTGTACTGCTGGTAAATCTAAAGCTTTATATAATCGCCGTTGAGAAAAAGGTTTCATTGCTAGTACAGCGTTGGATTGATTGTTAATTAAAACAATGTCACCTTTTAAACTGCCATGCATTCTGACGTTACTGTAATATAGTGCATCTCGGAAACCAAGTTGCATAAACATCAAAATATCAGCAAAGGCAATACCTGATAGTGCCACAGCGAGGCGAGTTTTTTCTCTGGTCAGTTGTAGCCAAGATAGAGGTATTTTCTGAGTCATTTTCTATGTTTATTTACAGTTACGCCAATTTTTTATTTGTGAGTTTATATTTTTGATGGAGAATAATCATGATTTTTCCAAAATTTTTCTATGCCTTGCATAATTACGTGTTGCTAGAGATTAAAGATGGTAAGCCGAACCTCATAATTTCGGCTGATAGATAAATGTAATTACTGCCCATCTGTAACTCCATTAGTATTAATCTCAACAATGACTTTAGCGTTAGTTAAACCAGAAACTCGCTGACTGTCTGCTGGAGAGAGGGCAATTTTCACTTCTACTACTCTGGCATCAATATCTGCTGCTGGATCTGTATTCAGGACATCTTTTTTGCCGATTTTTCTGCCAATTTGAGTGATGGTTCCCTTTAATTCTTTTTCAAATGCGCCGTTATCACTAGTAATCGTCGCTATTTGACCAACACGTATTTTACCAATACTGTCTTCAGCTATTTCTGCAACCACAAACATTTGATCAGTTTGTCCAATTTCTGCAATGCCATTGGCATTCATGACTTCGCCTGATTTGGTGTAAACTTTTAAGATCTCACCTTGAGTTGGTGCTTTGACATAGCTTAACTGGAGTTCTGCTTGGGCTTTTTTGACAAAAGCGATCGCATTACTAACTTGGGCTTGGGCTATTTGGATATCAATAGGACGAACATCTAAGAACCTGCTCAATCTAGCTCGTTCTTCGTCGATTTGCTTTTGTAAAGTGGCTAAAGTTTTGTTACGGGTAGCCGTGGCTTCAATCAGTTGTTGCTGCAAAGTAGCGATCGTTTGAATTTGGGTAGCTCTAGCTTGAGTTATTTGCTGCTGCAATGTTCCTAGTGCTTGTCTCAAACTGGCTTGAGTTTCACGCAGTTGCTGATTAGCTGTAGCCGCACGCAAACGCCTTGTATCTCTTTCTTGCTGGGAAATAGCCCCTTCTTTGTACAAGAACTCATAGCGTCCGGCATCAACTTGAGCGTCACGCTGTTCGGCTTGTATTTTGGCAATGGTTGCTCTTAACCCATCTCGTTGCCCTCTGAGTTCAGCTTCTAGACGTTTAATGCCAGCTTGTTGAGCATTTTTCTCTCCACTTAACTCGGCGGCAATGCGGGCAATGGTGGCTTGTTGAGCATTACTTTCACCAGATAATTGTGCTTGTAAGCGAGCAATAATTGCTGTTTGGGCTTGAATATCTCTTGGTGAAACAGCTTTGATTTGCGCTAAATTAGCACGGGATTCTTGTAGTTTAGCTTTTGCCTCTTCGACTGCTGCCATGTTGGTATCACGGCTGTCTAGAATTGCGATAACTTGACCTTGTTGTACTCGTTGTCCTTCTCTCACCAAAAGTTGCTGTACTCTTGCTGATAGTCCTGAGTTGGGGGCAGCTATTCTAATGACTTCTCCTCGTGGTTCTAATCTTCCTACCGCACTGATACTTTTGATCGTTGGTGCTACAGATACGGAGGATGTGAGTTTTCTTAGCTGCTCAATTTTGGCTGTAGCTAGAAACCCTGCTGCGATCGCTACTGGCAGGGCTACAGCAACCTTCAACCAAACTTTAGATTTTTCCAGTCCCTGTTCTTTTAACTCTGGCTTATCAGTCACCCTTGACATGGTATATTGCCCGTTTATCTGATTTGTACTAATGGAAGTAAAAAAGCAAATTAGCCATAGTTGAATTAGTCAAAAAGAGTCATAAGTAAACTGCCAGCTATTGGGAAATAAGGCTGGGTTTAGACTGGTTATTTACTTAAAATCCATTGCCTGATTAGCACTCAAGGCTAGAATTTTCTGCAATGGCGCTCTTTATTGACTGGCTATTTAATAGTTTCTGAGGATGAGATGTGATTGCATTAAAGATTAAGGGAATTCAAACTATTGAATTCACCAACTCCAGCACCCAGATTCTATTGATTTGAGCAGGTTATTTTGAAAGGCAACCCAGTATAAATTTGGTAGGTATAATCATGCAGACATCTTCTCGGCTTAGGCTATTGCCAAGATTGTCTACAACCATAGATGATCAAACTCAGTTATCTCGGTTTACTGATAACTGTTTGTTGATTCTATAGTTTAAACTAGAATAATGTGTCAAAAAAATCTAAAATCGGCTTTTTCTCAATCTAAAATTGGCACGATCAATTACCAATTGAAACATATCTGTCAAACAGAGCATTCCTAACATCACAGTTTCCTTATGTTGATTATTAATCTGTGAGCATGGTTAGTTGCTAACATCGAATAAGACAACAAATATCTTTGCTTATTTACTGCGAAGATTTGATGTGCTACTTTCCCTGCTGTTGTTTTTTGACTCCATTCAACTCTGGTTAAATGAATTCTACATTTATCAGTTGGGGGAAAACGTAACAGAGCTTACAGATAGATAGATGAGAAGCTGAAGAGTTGGAATGTGGGGGGTGCAGAGTTTTGACGCTTGAGCTGTAATGAGCTTTAATTATTGTGGAAGGTCAAATAATACGGTAGTCATGTAGTTTTCTGCCCAATCTGTACCAAAGGCTTTTTCTAGCACACGTCTGGTTTTATCATTTTGCTGTTGTTTGGTACAGTAATTATGTTGTCCAGCCAGAATTGGAGCTACTTTTTCTGGTGGAACGGGGTGAGATGCGATCGCATTTTGGCAATGGATTTCTAAAAATTCTTGTACGCGAGAGAGAAACAATGTTTCTTCTTCTGGGGAACCGGGACGAATAAAAATACAAAAATCAGAAAATATAGCTCCCCATTCCGGTAATTCACGGGGTTGGGAAAAGTCGATTACAGGTAGCTCAGTCAGCGCAGAATGATAAGCTACTGGTAAGATGCGTTCTAAGCTTACAGGAGAAAGGTCTGCAATCGCTGCACTAATTTGACCTCTACCCCCAACCAAGTCACAACCAAACATAGGGATATCGTATTCTGGACGGGGAAACATCACGCAATGCAAGATATCTAACATATTCCCCACTTTTGCTAGTTCCAAGTGCATTTTGCGGAACTGTGGACTTTGATAACAGCGATTTTCGATAATCAGTTTTTCGCCTTCTAGTCTACCTTCTACATATCCCAATTCCGCCGGCAAATGATAGGGTGATAAGTCTAAGTATTTATGCCAAACCGCTTCAATTGTATCAGCTAGTTGATGAATGAGGGTGTGTTGTTGCTCTCGGAGGGAGGGGGTAGAAGTAGAAGACATATTATTTTAATTGTGTAATTCAGGATCTAGTTTACAATTATTAAGTACATTCTGTTGTATTGAGAAATGTAAATATACAACTACACCCTGATAAAATATGAGTTATGACAGTACCCTTAAATACTTAATCGAAGAATATTTCCAAGTCATTGTTCAATGGTTATTAAATACCAAAATTACACAAATTCCAGAATTACTGAAAACTGAATTAAATTTAGAACCAATTCGCATTGACGGATTTTTTTTAACTGAAGCAGATATGATTAACTAGTTGACTAAAAACTGTAATTGAAAAAATATTTTCCGTATTACAACAGTGCGAAGTTAAGTTATGGATTAAGAAAACCGACTATTTTAAGTAAATCATTATTTTTTAGTAAAAATTATTACTAATTCAGTAATCTTATGAAGATTGTATGAAGTTAATGACTCAGATAAGTGCTACTCTTCTATACATTTAACTTATAACCCACATTCCGTACCCTGGGGTGTCACATAGTATTATCACTTAAATTTTATTGCTTTTTTGGATGTAAATGATGCTTAATCAACATCCCGCATCCGTTAATTCATTGAGAATTAGTATATAATACAGCTTTGCATCATCATAAAAAACAGTAAAAACCGATTGTGACAGTTGAGGGTGCGGAAGCTCGGTTATAAGTCAAAGGATTTCGGTCATTTTTAAGTGATTAACTCTTGATAAATGTTCATACCTGTTAGTAAAGTAACGAATACTTTATATTTATCTCATAAAATAAAGTTTTGCTAAAATTCCTGATCTATCTACCGAGTAAAGGATTTATTCCGTTCGCAGAAGTCCTGGAATATCTATTTAGTGGTTTTGCGGAGAGTAAATTAAACCATAAGTTGTTACATAACTTTACTATATAAAGATTGTCCACACCTGCATTTTTATGATTTATTCAACCGTATGATTACTGAAGTTAAGGAAAAAAGCCTCAAGCTTTACTCCCTCTAATTTATCGGGAAAGTGCGATTACGCTTTATCTTGTTTTTATAACTACGTAGAATTTACTGACACTAGATAACTGCGAAGTTAAAAAAAGCAAGAGTGTCTGCGTTGATAGTGTGTGAAATCGCTCTTAGCGGTCACTTTGCACAAACGGGCATAGCCCATTGCATCAACCCCTGCCAAAT includes:
- the murA gene encoding UDP-N-acetylglucosamine 1-carboxyvinyltransferase yields the protein MNSSSSLPDAKSSPEAESPVLQIWGGHPLRGHVRISGAKNSALVIMAGALLCSGDCRIRNVPLLADVERMGQVLSALGLGLTRQDDILDVDAREISTSKAPYELVTQLRASFFAIGPLLARLGVAQMPLPGGCAIGARPVDLHVRGLQAMGAEVQIEHGICNAYVPGSDRRLKGARIYLDTPSVGATETLMMAATLADGETIIENSAREPEVVDLANFCNSMGAKIQGAGTSTITIVGVPQLHSTDYSIIPDRIEAGTLLLAGAITRSEFTLSPVVPDHLIPVIAKLQKIGVPIIEEGLNCLRILPAEVLRATDIDTLPHPGFPTDMQAPFMALLTLAEGDSIINESVFENRLRHASELNRLGADIRVKGNTAFVRGVPMLSGAPVIGTDLRASAALVIAGLAAEGQTTIQGLNHLDRGYDRLDMKLQQLGAKIIRVNNEALADAESHTNNSNPPASVSI
- a CDS encoding TrmH family RNA methyltransferase, yielding MLTSLQNSLVKQIRKLHSTKERHKQELFLLEGTHLLEEAWAVNYPLEVVCCTPQWQMVHPQLWDDVCSRCHRYEIVSEEVLSAIATTVQPDGVVAIAKRAQQQTQVPFSGVVLAVETLQDPGNLGTMIRTAAAAGASGLWLSDDSVDLDNPKVLRASAGQWFRLNMAVSEDLRTTVKQVKQAGMQVVATLPDANLTYWEVDWRKPSLILLGNEGAGLSANLAAMADQQVKIPLSPGVESLNVAIAAALMLYEVQRQKIYG
- a CDS encoding thermonuclease family protein, encoding MNQFIKQVLISLGAAIIVVSLSGCHLFPSSGDTVERVSDGDTLVLQGADGNKFTVRFACVDAPEIPHSQREKNSKFTKDINQFTWGIKAQTRVEALVKKSDNRVKLNITDSDRYGRKVAEVRLKDGTFVQQVLLQEGLAKAYRPYLNKCPSKSLVQQAEVQAQQQRIGVWNDAKFVDPWEYRRKANK
- a CDS encoding cupin domain-containing protein, which encodes MKIKIQHQPTQDDLKKLDVFKWAIWQKEASKFPWTYDSQETCYFLLGNVIVTPDGGQPVQMGEGDLVTFPAGMSCTWEIISDVKKHYCFD
- a CDS encoding Mo-dependent nitrogenase C-terminal domain-containing protein → MITTNTQPIILHTLISPMGEEHQADHKSDLLQPIRQWLDEIEIQNRKLARFIAKLIPAQCPFERDIVLFGRKIAHIPPMCKLNPLYDQLVGLRFRALCYLVDKCGEDIQSYC
- a CDS encoding HAD-IIB family hydrolase, with protein sequence MYRPISESTEFRDVRLVATDMDGTLTKEGKFTSLLLQALENLATNGIQVLIVTGRSAGWVSGISSLMPVVGALAENGGIFYPSNNLAPISLTPIPDIAKHRQNLARTFEKLQSQFPQLRESSDNQFRLTDWTFDVAALTENELQSLNNICQQMGWGFTYSNVQCHIKPQQQDKAVGLLQVLRQYFPGYSPSQVVTVGDSPNDESLFNQNSFPLSVGVANVIKYAHQLQYQPVYVTTAAEGEGFCELSNWILQKKADSRGQD
- a CDS encoding DevA family ABC transporter ATP-binding protein gives rise to the protein MNSTEPVIAIKNINHYYGRGVLRKQILFDINLEIYAGEIVIMTGPSGSGKTTLLSLIGGLRSVQEGSMRLLGQELLGASQSKLVHMRRNIGYIFQAHNLLGFLTARQNVQMAVELNQGISQSAAIKKSEIMLGSVGLSERMNYYPDNLSGGQKQRIAIARALVNHPPLVLADEPTAALDKQSGRDVVEIMQRLAKDQGTAILLVTHDNRILDIADRIVEMEDGLLTRDAQNVPISNKLGREVSEPHN
- the devC gene encoding ABC transporter permease DevC produces the protein MTQKIPLSWLQLTREKTRLAVALSGIAFADILMFMQLGFRDALYYSNVRMHGSLKGDIVLINNQSNAVLAMKPFSQRRLYKALDLPAVQSVHPIYLDYTSWKNPVTGRPRSILVFGINPESNVFDLPGVEENLNALKLPDVVIFDRSSRLEYGPIAADIDQGKVVTAEVRRRRIKVAGLFTLGASFGADGNLITSDVNFMRLFSTRQRGLIDIGLIRLKPGADTTQVAQYLRTYLPTDVNVLTKDEFIAFERNYWASSTAIGFIFTLGTIMGFIVGTVIVYQILYTEVTDHLSEYATLKAIGYTQNYLLTVILQEAFMLAVLGYMPGFACALLMYQVARDATLLPVFMSYNRAIMVLILTIFMCFISGAIAMRKLRSADPADIF
- a CDS encoding biotin/lipoyl-binding protein, with product MSRVTDKPELKEQGLEKSKVWLKVAVALPVAIAAGFLATAKIEQLRKLTSSVSVAPTIKSISAVGRLEPRGEVIRIAAPNSGLSARVQQLLVREGQRVQQGQVIAILDSRDTNMAAVEEAKAKLQESRANLAQIKAVSPRDIQAQTAIIARLQAQLSGESNAQQATIARIAAELSGEKNAQQAGIKRLEAELRGQRDGLRATIAKIQAEQRDAQVDAGRYEFLYKEGAISQQERDTRRLRAATANQQLRETQASLRQALGTLQQQITQARATQIQTIATLQQQLIEATATRNKTLATLQKQIDEERARLSRFLDVRPIDIQIAQAQVSNAIAFVKKAQAELQLSYVKAPTQGEILKVYTKSGEVMNANGIAEIGQTDQMFVVAEIAEDSIGKIRVGQIATITSDNGAFEKELKGTITQIGRKIGKKDVLNTDPAADIDARVVEVKIALSPADSQRVSGLTNAKVIVEINTNGVTDGQ